CTCCAGCACCCGCACCAACTGCATCGTCAGGGTGGAGGCACCCGACACGCGCCGCCCCGTCACCCCGTTGCGCACCGCGGCCCGCAGCACCGCCAGCGGATCCACGCCGGGGTGGTGGAAGAAGCGCTTGTCCTCCAGCGCCAGCAGGGCCTGGATGTAGTCCGGGTCCACGCGCTCCAAGCGCGTGGGGATGCGCCAGCGCTCGTCCGGGGCGAGGAAGACGTGCGCGGGCGTGCCGTCCCGGTACTCCATCACCACCGAGGCGGGCGCGGACAGGCGCGTGGGCAACGGCACGCGCCAGGCGGCCACCCACACCACGGCCAGGAGAACGACTCCCGCGAGGATGACGCGCGACAGCGTCCGTTTGAATCGACGGGCACGGCTCATGAGACGGTGAATCCCTGGCGTATGTTACGCGTGATGAATGCGATTGAAATCGACGCCATCCTGACGGCCATCCTCGACGACCGGCGGCTCACACCCACCGAGCGGCAGGCCTTGCAGGCCGTGCTGGCGGAGCGGCGGGCGGGCGAAGCGCTGCTCACCCTCTTCCGCTCCCGCGCCTTCGCCCTGGCGCGCGCGTCGATGAAGGACGCCCGCTCCCGGGAGGTCATCTCCTGGCTGGAGGAGACGGTGCAGGCGCTGCACGCCCCCGAGCCCGTGGAGACCTCGCGGATGGAGGCGCACTTCTCTCCGGGCGATGGCCCGCTCAACGCCATCGTCCACCAAATCCAGACGGCGCGCGGCGCCATCGACGTCTGCGTCTTCACGGTGACGGACGACCGCATCACCCGCGCGCTGCTGGACGCGCACCGGCGCGGCGTGCGGATGCGAATCGTGAGTGACGAT
This genomic window from Myxococcus hansupus contains:
- a CDS encoding phospholipase D-like domain-containing protein; translation: MNAIEIDAILTAILDDRRLTPTERQALQAVLAERRAGEALLTLFRSRAFALARASMKDARSREVISWLEETVQALHAPEPVETSRMEAHFSPGDGPLNAIVHQIQTARGAIDVCVFTVTDDRITRALLDAHRRGVRMRIVSDDGKAMDPGSDVERLSDAGIPVRLDRTSAHMHHKFAVFDRLRLVTGSYNWTRSAATHNHENILVSDDARLVQPFSRAFDALWETLA